A single Parabacteroides timonensis DNA region contains:
- a CDS encoding type II toxin-antitoxin system RelE/ParE family toxin, whose amino-acid sequence MKYKVEILATFKKEFKRLGKRYPSLLEDVKTLRNEIIDNPQLGIDLGDNLRKIRMKITSKGRGKSGGARVITFTVVVSIDETEINLLYIYDKSERDSIHPKEIEELLRKNGLK is encoded by the coding sequence ATGAAGTATAAGGTAGAGATCTTGGCCACTTTTAAAAAGGAGTTTAAGCGTTTAGGTAAACGTTATCCCTCTTTGTTGGAGGATGTGAAAACATTGCGGAATGAAATAATCGATAACCCGCAACTAGGTATTGACCTGGGGGATAATCTTCGTAAAATCCGCATGAAAATTACCTCTAAAGGACGCGGTAAAAGTGGTGGAGCAAGAGTGATAACATTCACTGTTGTTGTTTCCATAGACGAAACAGAAATCAACTTGCTCTATATTTATGATAAATCAGAACGTGATTCCATTCATCCAAAAGAAATAGAAGAATTGCTTCGTAAGAATGGATTGAAGTAG
- a CDS encoding InlB B-repeat-containing protein — MSKYYKNRIMGMGAWIVAFLFLCLPVAWGQAEVGILAVSGGIERTDYTYVDNTYTILTEKALTFSGTTTTDHIVVKEGVTANVTLNGVNIKLTDGGDDAVGTSAFFLKRNANLTLTLQGNNTFQSGHRTAGIQVEKGASITITGSGTLTSQGGWGGAGIGAGAGTSCGTILIKSGIVNAYAGDWAFGLGEGYFSNMTSTKEAIIQIEGGTVHAGGNNYGSSSMAGTIKISGGSVTTSYHSSSNYKGSAFGDITILRGTIDEWKISDNITVQDGTLTNCSFSGEVTVQGGTLTNISFSGKTTVQGGDFTNSSFSGESFVMYKGTINNTDGSRIDCTSAVIKGGEININTTSQEGRAAIHVTPNKTLYVNGGKINVVANKGAGIGGDGKTVGQGETCGTVIISGGNIIAKSGEANAMAIGGGGKWQYAGYPGEGGNITIEGGTLSLTGGIGSANPAKGTLTLTGGSLYDNKKGEFMPDVTNGTDPVYLGITPEIENVTDVSVDGKPYYVPGNHEGDNRLYLYMTADKHTITVRTNDNSITTYNATYNADGDTADGYFTITKGSSNTPTKQSALSFENEEYTAKYTPEEHQWKVKLNITAKQTKARLRSAAMNSVQLVLTDYEQDLTYYSDKQEVGASNEYTFTFSTKGLEVGNYKLTAQYGGDEETLISDMVTKLLKITQADGTTATDYTEPQDLSATYEDLLSDIPLGQGWAWDSPETSVGKVGVHGYQATFTPSDKNYGTVSTTLSVMVNRKEVTEAPEGPAALDAIIYDPSRRLTSITLDNNWEWAEEDIVPDVKTGEYTAYYDTDYDNYDWSSISGYNSEKHRVEKEITLQVNRADLTKDDFTFSVTGEDELTYDGLKKEATVTSTLNGIGKITVSYYDSEGTHSEVDPVNAGDYKVKISVTEGDNYNAIEGLTADGWVLTIKRANLPTEGLDDYFTFTPPADLYVDGSPKEATVSVSGLNGIGAITVNYYDAAGKKLSEAPVSAGTYTVKIDIAESINYNAVKELTLDKWTFTLKEKPFYTITLDAAVSGGTISADPLSAQEGTTVTLSYSAQRNYDFVGWTVTETNGGTPVTVNGSTFMMPASDVTVSARFTYNPPYVPEPDPVYYTVTLPAVEGATTDPSVGEYTVEAWNSFGFYLTLDADYDQSKPVVTTSRGETIEPRASDRKYVIPYVRSDLDIRISGIVKNPDPVANEAIRADTVEVRGGEGCLYLRLGMRREVGIYTFTGSLLRFAEVAPGDSRWTLPTGNYIVRIDGKSYKVAVR; from the coding sequence ATGAGTAAATATTACAAGAATCGTATCATGGGAATGGGCGCATGGATCGTCGCATTCCTTTTTTTATGCCTGCCGGTGGCGTGGGGGCAGGCTGAGGTAGGTATTTTGGCTGTTTCCGGGGGGATTGAAAGGACGGATTACACCTATGTGGATAACACATATACGATATTGACAGAAAAAGCTTTGACCTTTTCGGGGACGACGACGACAGACCATATCGTCGTGAAGGAAGGGGTGACGGCGAATGTTACTTTGAATGGAGTTAATATAAAACTTACAGATGGCGGGGATGATGCTGTTGGTACAAGTGCATTTTTTCTTAAAAGAAATGCAAATCTAACGCTTACGTTACAAGGCAATAATACTTTTCAAAGTGGTCATAGAACAGCAGGTATCCAAGTTGAGAAAGGTGCTTCTATAACTATTACTGGCAGTGGTACTTTGACTTCACAAGGCGGCTGGGGCGGTGCCGGTATCGGTGCTGGAGCAGGAACTTCTTGCGGAACAATCCTTATTAAGAGTGGTATAGTCAATGCTTATGCAGGAGACTGGGCATTCGGATTAGGAGAAGGATATTTTTCGAATATGACTTCGACCAAAGAGGCTATTATTCAAATTGAAGGAGGGACAGTACATGCAGGAGGAAATAATTATGGCTCTTCCAGCATGGCAGGTACTATTAAGATAAGTGGAGGGAGTGTAACGACTTCTTATCATAGTAGTTCAAATTATAAAGGAAGTGCATTTGGGGATATAACAATACTTAGAGGTACTATTGATGAGTGGAAGATAAGTGATAATATTACAGTTCAAGATGGTACTTTAACCAACTGTTCTTTCTCCGGAGAAGTAACAGTTCAAGGTGGAACTTTAACCAACATCTCTTTCTCTGGAAAAACGACCGTTCAAGGTGGAGACTTTACCAACAGTTCTTTTTCCGGAGAGAGTTTTGTAATGTATAAAGGGACGATTAATAATACGGATGGGAGTCGTATAGATTGTACTTCAGCAGTTATAAAAGGAGGTGAAATTAATATAAATACGACTTCTCAAGAAGGACGTGCCGCTATACATGTGACCCCAAACAAGACGTTGTATGTAAATGGAGGAAAAATAAATGTTGTAGCTAATAAAGGTGCTGGTATTGGAGGTGATGGAAAAACTGTAGGTCAAGGAGAGACATGCGGAACGGTAATTATTTCAGGAGGAAACATTATTGCAAAAAGTGGAGAAGCAAATGCCATGGCAATAGGTGGTGGAGGTAAATGGCAATATGCCGGTTATCCAGGTGAAGGAGGGAATATTACAATTGAAGGAGGTACGCTTTCTCTTACCGGAGGTATTGGTAGTGCTAATCCCGCAAAAGGAACACTGACTCTTACCGGAGGAAGTCTTTATGATAATAAGAAGGGAGAATTTATGCCTGATGTTACTAATGGTACAGATCCGGTTTACTTAGGCATCACCCCCGAAATCGAAAACGTCACCGACGTCTCCGTTGACGGCAAGCCTTATTATGTCCCCGGAAACCATGAAGGCGACAACAGGCTTTATCTGTATATGACGGCAGATAAGCATACAATCACGGTGCGTACGAATGATAATAGTATCACGACTTATAACGCGACTTATAACGCGGATGGGGATACGGCTGATGGGTATTTTACAATTACAAAAGGAAGTAGCAATACACCAACCAAACAATCAGCTCTCTCATTTGAAAACGAAGAGTACACAGCCAAATATACTCCAGAGGAACATCAATGGAAAGTCAAACTCAACATAACAGCCAAGCAGACGAAAGCCCGTTTGCGCAGCGCAGCAATGAACAGTGTGCAATTAGTATTGACGGATTATGAGCAAGACCTTACCTATTATTCAGACAAGCAGGAGGTCGGTGCCTCGAACGAATATACCTTTACCTTCTCAACGAAAGGTTTGGAGGTTGGTAACTATAAGCTGACTGCTCAGTATGGGGGGGATGAGGAAACACTAATATCGGACATGGTAACAAAGCTGTTGAAGATAACTCAGGCCGACGGTACGACCGCTACAGATTATACGGAACCACAAGATTTGAGTGCAACCTACGAAGATCTGCTTTCCGATATCCCATTAGGTCAAGGTTGGGCATGGGATAGTCCGGAAACATCAGTAGGAAAGGTTGGTGTGCATGGATATCAGGCAACTTTTACACCATCTGACAAGAACTACGGGACAGTTTCAACGACGCTTTCTGTCATGGTAAATAGGAAAGAGGTAACAGAAGCTCCGGAAGGCCCGGCTGCCCTTGATGCTATAATATACGATCCTTCTCGAAGATTGACCAGTATCACATTGGATAATAACTGGGAATGGGCAGAGGAAGACATTGTGCCTGATGTTAAAACAGGAGAGTATACGGCATACTATGATACGGATTATGACAATTATGATTGGAGTTCGATAAGTGGCTACAATTCGGAAAAACACAGGGTGGAGAAAGAGATAACCTTGCAAGTGAACAGAGCCGACCTTACTAAGGACGATTTTACCTTTTCTGTAACCGGAGAGGATGAATTGACATACGACGGACTGAAGAAAGAGGCGACGGTTACTTCAACGTTGAATGGGATTGGCAAGATTACCGTTTCTTATTATGATTCGGAGGGGACGCACTCGGAGGTTGATCCCGTGAATGCTGGTGATTACAAGGTTAAGATTTCTGTCACAGAAGGAGATAATTATAATGCGATTGAAGGCTTGACAGCTGACGGTTGGGTGCTCACTATCAAAAGGGCTAATCTGCCTACGGAAGGGTTGGATGATTACTTTACTTTTACTCCACCTGCCGATTTGTATGTGGATGGATCGCCTAAAGAGGCCACGGTTTCTGTAAGCGGTCTCAATGGGATAGGTGCTATCACCGTCAATTACTACGATGCAGCCGGAAAGAAACTGAGTGAGGCTCCAGTGAGTGCCGGAACCTATACGGTTAAGATTGATATTGCCGAGAGTATCAACTACAACGCAGTAAAGGAGTTGACTCTCGACAAATGGACATTCACATTGAAGGAAAAGCCCTTTTATACCATCACTTTAGATGCTGCGGTTTCCGGTGGCACGATCAGTGCCGATCCTTTATCGGCGCAAGAGGGCACCACCGTGACTCTTTCCTATTCGGCACAAAGGAACTACGACTTTGTAGGTTGGACAGTGACGGAAACTAACGGAGGCACTCCCGTAACGGTCAATGGCAGCACCTTTATGATGCCTGCATCCGATGTGACTGTCTCTGCTCGCTTTACCTACAACCCGCCTTATGTGCCTGAACCCGATCCTGTCTACTACACCGTCACCCTCCCCGCCGTGGAAGGTGCGACAACAGATCCATCGGTAGGAGAATATACGGTAGAGGCATGGAATAGCTTTGGTTTTTATCTTACCCTCGATGCCGACTACGATCAGTCGAAACCGGTTGTTACCACAAGCCGTGGCGAAACGATCGAGCCGCGTGCCAGTGATAGAAAGTACGTCATCCCTTACGTACGTAGCGATCTGGACATTCGCATCTCCGGTATTGTGAAGAATCCCGATCCGGTAGCCAACGAGGCAATCCGGGCGGATACCGTCGAAGTGCGTGGTGGCGAAGGCTGCCTGTATCTGCGTCTGGGTATGCGTAGGGAGGTCGGTATCTATACCTTCACCGGCTCGCTTCTTCGTTTTGCTGAAGTGGCTCCGGGCGATAGCCGCTGGACGCTGCCTACGGGTAATTACATCGTCCGCATCGACGGCAAGAGCTATAAGGTAGCTGTGAGATAA
- a CDS encoding DUF3868 domain-containing protein, with the protein MKKLFYIITVLVCSAYGSMQAQTVSPDGIAYSDLQVNKEGSQVVLSTTANLTNMQLKSQNMVIVTPVLQSADKAHTVKFDPFVITGKKRMKALDREMGFGAEPFEQTPTVIFRHKKNQPESIPMTLTVPYESWMRNASLVMQANTTGCASCDVASNITPLSSRILPPVVAPTYELSYVTPPAEPVKQRSETHSAYLNFEVGKSVLLHDFKNNAAELKSVNKIVNEVRNDKNLKFTEFNITGYASPEGGYDYNMKLSESRAKAFAAYMKDKEDMPTSLMKVNWEGEDWIGLRNAVKASNLSNRDEIMKVLEISDINKRKAQLKALNGGRTYRMLLDDYYPALRRIDYTLAYIARPFDVNEAKQVIKTKPQYLSLNEMFVVANTYPKDSEAFKEVFDIAVRLYPTDPVAQQNTAALEIERGADDAGIERLQKINTPEAWNNLGVAYAKKKEYQKALEYFSKAANAGVKAAAANQEGLSNWLKEQ; encoded by the coding sequence ATGAAGAAGTTATTCTATATAATAACCGTTTTAGTATGCTCCGCCTATGGGAGCATGCAGGCACAGACTGTTAGCCCCGACGGTATAGCTTACAGCGACCTGCAAGTAAATAAAGAGGGCAGCCAGGTTGTATTGTCGACCACCGCTAACCTCACCAACATGCAGCTAAAATCACAGAATATGGTGATCGTCACTCCCGTACTTCAGTCGGCAGACAAGGCACACACAGTAAAGTTCGATCCGTTCGTCATTACCGGAAAGAAACGTATGAAGGCACTCGACCGCGAAATGGGTTTCGGTGCCGAGCCGTTCGAACAGACACCGACCGTGATCTTCCGTCATAAAAAAAACCAGCCGGAGTCTATCCCGATGACCCTGACCGTACCATACGAAAGCTGGATGCGTAATGCTTCGCTGGTGATGCAGGCGAATACCACCGGATGTGCTTCGTGCGATGTAGCCAGCAATATCACTCCACTGTCGTCACGCATATTGCCTCCGGTAGTTGCACCGACTTACGAACTGAGTTATGTCACTCCTCCGGCAGAACCGGTAAAACAGCGTAGTGAAACGCACTCGGCTTACCTGAACTTCGAAGTGGGCAAGTCTGTCCTATTGCACGACTTCAAGAATAATGCCGCCGAACTGAAAAGCGTGAACAAGATCGTGAATGAAGTACGTAACGACAAGAACCTGAAATTTACAGAGTTCAATATCACCGGATACGCATCACCGGAAGGTGGCTACGACTATAATATGAAACTGTCGGAAAGCCGTGCCAAGGCATTCGCAGCCTATATGAAAGATAAGGAAGATATGCCGACCTCGCTGATGAAGGTGAACTGGGAAGGTGAAGACTGGATCGGCCTGCGCAACGCAGTCAAGGCGTCCAACCTGTCCAACCGTGATGAGATCATGAAAGTACTGGAAATTTCCGATATCAATAAACGTAAAGCACAACTCAAAGCCCTGAACGGAGGACGTACGTATCGTATGTTGCTGGACGATTATTATCCTGCCCTGCGCCGTATCGACTATACGCTGGCTTACATTGCCCGTCCGTTCGATGTGAACGAAGCCAAACAGGTGATCAAGACGAAACCGCAGTACCTGAGCCTGAACGAAATGTTCGTGGTAGCAAACACTTATCCGAAAGATAGTGAAGCATTCAAGGAAGTATTCGACATTGCCGTACGCCTCTACCCGACCGATCCGGTTGCACAGCAGAACACTGCCGCTCTTGAGATCGAACGCGGAGCCGACGATGCGGGTATCGAACGTCTGCAAAAGATCAACACGCCGGAAGCATGGAACAACCTCGGTGTTGCCTACGCCAAGAAGAAAGAGTACCAGAAGGCTCTCGAGTATTTCAGCAAGGCTGCCAATGCAGGTGTCAAAGCCGCAGCAGCAAACCAAGAAGGTTTGAGCAACTGGCTGAAAGAACAATAA
- a CDS encoding nucleotidyltransferase domain-containing protein yields the protein MKRTEIVETIRRIVKHVAPDAKTILYGSEARGDARPDSDIDLLILLEESQLTPEREQEIIRPLYELEVKSGVIISPMIMLRKLWENRPFQTPFSINVMNEGIVL from the coding sequence ATGAAAAGAACAGAAATTGTAGAAACAATCCGCCGTATAGTAAAGCATGTGGCACCCGATGCAAAAACGATCCTTTATGGTTCTGAAGCTCGTGGAGACGCACGTCCTGACAGTGATATAGACTTGCTGATCTTGCTTGAGGAATCCCAGCTCACTCCTGAACGTGAACAGGAAATCATACGTCCGTTGTACGAGTTGGAGGTCAAATCGGGGGTGATAATCAGTCCTATGATTATGCTTCGTAAGCTGTGGGAAAACCGTCCGTTCCAAACCCCTTTCTCTATTAATGTAATGAACGAGGGCATTGTGTTATGA
- a CDS encoding DNA-binding domain-containing protein, with translation MQNKLKGWLVDNTVTADNLTDKILQLESNGSAGIDDIIKEMREEDTGLREETLRHSISLYNRIITRLILNGVSVNTGLFYAVARLTGVVEGGVWNKEKNSIYVVFNQGKELREEIAKTSVEILGEKSNIMYILETEDRKTKLRDGSATAGRNLFVRGAMLKVVGDDEAVGVTLTDSKGAVTKLDEDMITTNKPSELTLLIPSELADGEYTLTVTTQYTSGALLKSPRSASTTLWIGGKPKDDDDDRPVIE, from the coding sequence ATGCAAAACAAACTGAAAGGGTGGCTCGTCGACAACACCGTAACTGCCGACAATCTGACAGACAAGATTTTACAACTGGAATCAAACGGAAGTGCCGGTATCGATGACATTATCAAAGAAATGCGCGAAGAAGACACCGGCCTGCGTGAGGAGACGCTTCGCCACTCCATTTCATTGTACAACCGAATCATTACCCGTCTTATTCTGAACGGAGTAAGTGTGAACACCGGCCTTTTCTATGCCGTAGCCCGCCTGACGGGTGTTGTGGAAGGAGGCGTATGGAATAAGGAAAAGAACTCCATCTATGTCGTTTTCAACCAAGGAAAGGAGCTGCGCGAAGAAATCGCAAAGACCAGCGTGGAAATACTGGGCGAAAAGTCGAACATCATGTATATTCTCGAAACGGAAGACCGCAAGACGAAGCTTCGCGACGGCAGTGCTACGGCCGGCCGCAACCTGTTCGTGCGCGGTGCGATGCTGAAGGTCGTTGGCGACGACGAAGCAGTAGGTGTCACACTAACCGACTCGAAGGGTGCAGTGACGAAATTGGACGAAGACATGATCACCACCAACAAGCCGTCTGAACTGACCTTGCTGATCCCTTCAGAGCTAGCTGATGGCGAATACACACTGACTGTCACCACGCAATACACGAGCGGCGCTTTGCTGAAATCGCCTCGTAGCGCATCCACTACTTTGTGGATCGGCGGCAAACCGAAAGACGACGACGATGACCGTCCGGTTATCGAATAG
- a CDS encoding surface protein — MKATISLESLWQIIQSLSKSNKKWLSEKLLEDINEEETEYISKEEILAGIDAGLKDLKAGRKTSWDEFLKEMEDEV, encoded by the coding sequence ATGAAAGCAACAATATCATTAGAAAGTCTTTGGCAGATCATTCAATCTCTTTCCAAAAGCAACAAAAAATGGCTGTCAGAAAAGCTATTGGAAGATATCAATGAGGAAGAAACTGAGTATATCAGCAAAGAAGAAATCCTTGCCGGTATCGATGCTGGGTTGAAAGATTTGAAAGCTGGAAGGAAAACATCTTGGGATGAATTCTTAAAGGAAATGGAAGATGAAGTATAA
- a CDS encoding phosphate ABC transporter substrate-binding protein, with amino-acid sequence MKKTILLAAMAIGLFTTNVFAQKIKGSDTCLPVSQTEAENFMNKHKGTKVTVTGGGSGVGISALMEGTTDIAMSSRKMKFDEKVRLQEAKKNAKEVVIAYDALAVVVHPSNKVDNLTREQLEGIFTGKIKNWKEVGGADMKIVAYSRETSSGTYEFFKESVLKNKNYMNGILSMPATGAIIQSVSQTKGAIGYVGLAYVNKDVKPLHVSYDAGKNYVEPSFANAKNKTYPIVRPLFYYYEAKNEGPVKPFIDYVLSAEGQEIVKKVGYIPVK; translated from the coding sequence ATGAAAAAGACGATTCTTTTGGCTGCTATGGCCATCGGTTTATTTACAACAAATGTATTTGCACAGAAGATCAAAGGAAGTGATACTTGTCTGCCCGTCAGCCAGACGGAGGCCGAGAATTTTATGAATAAGCATAAAGGCACTAAAGTAACCGTAACAGGTGGCGGCTCGGGTGTCGGTATCTCTGCTCTCATGGAAGGAACGACCGATATTGCGATGTCTTCCCGTAAAATGAAATTCGATGAAAAAGTCCGTCTGCAGGAAGCAAAGAAGAATGCAAAGGAAGTGGTGATCGCTTATGATGCTCTGGCGGTAGTCGTTCATCCTTCCAATAAGGTAGACAACCTGACCCGCGAACAGCTGGAAGGAATCTTCACCGGCAAGATCAAGAATTGGAAAGAAGTAGGCGGAGCCGATATGAAGATCGTTGCCTATTCGCGTGAAACCTCTTCCGGCACCTATGAGTTTTTCAAGGAAAGTGTATTGAAGAACAAGAATTATATGAACGGTATCCTGAGTATGCCCGCGACAGGAGCCATCATCCAGTCGGTAAGCCAGACAAAAGGTGCCATCGGCTACGTCGGACTGGCGTATGTCAATAAGGACGTAAAACCGCTTCATGTCTCTTACGATGCCGGAAAGAACTATGTGGAACCTTCTTTTGCCAACGCAAAGAATAAGACCTATCCGATTGTCCGTCCGTTGTTCTACTATTATGAGGCAAAAAACGAAGGTCCTGTGAAACCGTTCATCGATTATGTATTGTCTGCTGAGGGACAGGAAATTGTGAAGAAAGTGGGTTATATCCCGGTTAAATAG
- a CDS encoding DUF3575 domain-containing protein — protein MKKFFLIGATLFLSLYASAQHVALKNNIVYDATATPNLGLEVGLGKKVTMDLSAGYNPFEFSNDKQFKHWLAHAGVRFWTCEKFNGTFIGVHALGGQYDVSGFKLPFDMFKKLRDHRYDGYLYGGGISIGHQWILNKRWGIEGEIGAGYARMHYDEYAKGKDMPKIRTANHNYWGVTKASISFIYFIH, from the coding sequence ATGAAGAAATTCTTTTTAATAGGAGCAACGTTATTTCTTTCTTTGTATGCCAGTGCACAGCATGTCGCATTAAAGAACAATATCGTCTACGATGCTACCGCCACTCCCAACCTGGGTTTGGAAGTGGGATTAGGAAAGAAGGTCACAATGGACCTTTCTGCGGGTTACAACCCATTCGAGTTCAGCAACGACAAACAGTTTAAACATTGGCTGGCACATGCAGGCGTACGTTTCTGGACCTGCGAAAAGTTTAACGGAACATTTATCGGCGTTCACGCCCTGGGCGGACAATACGATGTGTCAGGATTCAAGCTGCCGTTCGATATGTTCAAGAAACTGCGCGACCATCGCTACGACGGTTACCTGTACGGTGGAGGTATCAGTATCGGTCATCAATGGATACTGAACAAACGCTGGGGTATCGAAGGCGAAATCGGTGCCGGTTATGCCCGTATGCACTACGACGAGTACGCCAAGGGCAAAGACATGCCGAAAATACGCACTGCCAACCACAACTACTGGGGTGTGACGAAAGCGTCTATCTCTTTTATCTATTTTATCCACTAA
- a CDS encoding NAD(P)H-dependent flavin oxidoreductase, whose translation MKTLTIGDLKPRFPIIQGGMGVGISLSGLASAVANEGGIGVISAAGLGLLYKKLSPNYTEAGNLGLAEEIRKAREKAKGIIGVNVMVALSDFAELVKTSIAEKVDIIFSGAGLPLDLPSFLKKDSVTKLVPIVSSARAVRIICEKWKNNYDYLPDAVVLEGPKAGGHLGYKENQLEDEHFSLEELLPQVVHEVSLFEEKYNKSIPVIAAGGIYTGEDIKRMMDLGASGVQLGTRFVTTTECDASDAFKESYIKAEEKDIEIIKSPVGMPGRAIHCNFLEKVKAGIKQPKACPFNCIKTCDISRSPYCIVTALYNAFKGNFENGYAFAGSNAWKTSRIMSVRETINELINEWRAKE comes from the coding sequence ATGAAGACATTAACAATCGGAGATCTCAAACCCCGTTTCCCAATTATCCAAGGTGGGATGGGCGTAGGAATATCTCTATCCGGCTTAGCCTCGGCCGTTGCAAATGAAGGTGGGATTGGCGTTATCTCCGCAGCCGGTCTCGGACTTTTATATAAAAAATTATCTCCCAATTACACTGAAGCCGGCAATCTGGGGCTGGCTGAAGAGATCCGTAAAGCCCGTGAAAAGGCGAAAGGTATCATCGGTGTAAACGTCATGGTCGCCTTGTCAGACTTTGCCGAACTGGTGAAGACCAGTATCGCCGAAAAGGTAGATATCATCTTCAGTGGTGCAGGTCTGCCGCTCGACTTACCTTCTTTCCTTAAGAAAGACAGTGTGACGAAGCTGGTACCCATCGTATCGAGTGCACGTGCCGTACGCATCATCTGCGAGAAATGGAAAAACAACTACGACTACCTGCCCGACGCTGTCGTGCTGGAAGGTCCGAAAGCCGGCGGTCACCTCGGTTACAAGGAGAACCAGCTGGAAGACGAACATTTCTCACTGGAAGAGTTACTGCCGCAGGTAGTACACGAAGTTTCTCTTTTCGAAGAGAAATACAATAAGAGTATCCCGGTAATTGCAGCAGGAGGCATTTATACGGGTGAAGATATCAAACGCATGATGGACCTTGGAGCATCGGGCGTTCAATTAGGAACCCGTTTCGTCACGACTACCGAGTGTGATGCTTCCGACGCTTTCAAGGAAAGCTATATTAAAGCGGAAGAGAAAGACATCGAGATCATCAAGAGCCCGGTCGGTATGCCTGGTCGTGCGATCCATTGCAACTTCCTCGAAAAGGTGAAGGCAGGGATCAAGCAACCGAAAGCGTGTCCTTTCAACTGCATCAAGACGTGCGATATTTCGCGAAGTCCTTATTGTATCGTCACGGCTTTGTACAACGCTTTCAAAGGAAACTTTGAGAACGGGTATGCCTTTGCCGGAAGCAATGCCTGGAAGACCAGCCGTATCATGTCGGTACGCGAGACGATCAACGAACTGATCAACGAGTGGAGGGCGAAAGAATAG